A stretch of the Aegilops tauschii subsp. strangulata cultivar AL8/78 chromosome 4, Aet v6.0, whole genome shotgun sequence genome encodes the following:
- the LOC109770264 gene encoding achilleol B synthase-like, translating to MWRLKIAGQASGGPWLQSANGFLGRQVWEFDRDAGSPEERAEVERLREDFTKHRSHKRESQDLLLRLQFAKGTATTCTRTEKGAQVTEKMITTSLRRALNQYSALQAHDGHWPGDLSGILFIMPMLIFSLYVTRSLNMVLSSEHQHEICRHIYNHQNEDGGWGTHIWGPSNMLGSCLNYAALRLLVGETLDNDNDVLIKARAWILSHGSATAVPQWGKIFLSILGVYDWSGNNPIIPELWLLPHFLPIHPGRFWCFCRLVYMSMAYLYGKKFVGPITPTITALREELYNTPYSNIDWGKASNCCAEEDLHNPRSQVRNIVLVCLKKFVEPMLNWWPTNKLRGRALSKLMEQIHYNNETTEYITICPVDKALNMICCWVENPNSDAFKKHLPRVYDYLWIAEDGMKAKIYDGCQNWETPFIVQAMCSTNLIDEFGPTIKKAHDFMKKSQVLRNLPDYERFYRHRSKGSWTLSTIDNGWPISDGTAETLKTLLSLSNISANLVGDPIEEERLYDAIDFLLSLMNKDGSICTYERRRTATWVELLNPSESFKNIVIDHPTSECTASVIDGMVLFKELYPQYRSEEVGNCIKNAVKYVEGKQLKDGSWYGSWGICFTYGTMFAVKGLGAAGRNYYNSSSIRKACKFLLSKQQSTGGWGESYLSNYTQEYVDSGTPHTVETAWAMLGLIYGGQAEIDPVPLYRAAQVLMSMQLETGEFPQQEHAGCANSAFYFNYPNYRNLFPIMALGEFRRRLVANKN from the exons ATGTGGAGGTTAAAGATCGCCGGCCAGGCTAGCGGCGGGCCGTGGCTGCAGTCGGCCAACGGCTTCCTGGGTAGGCAGGTCTGGGAGTTCGATCGCGACGCCGGCTCGCCGGAGGAACGCGCGGAGGTTGAGAGGCTTCGTGAGGACTTCACCAAGCACCGCTCCCACAAGAGGGAGTCCCAGGACCTCCTCCTACGGTTGCAG TTTGCAAAAGGGACGGCAACAACCTGCACGAGGACTGAAAAGGGTGCACAAGTCACGGAGAAAATGATAACGACTTCATTGAGGCGAGCTCTAAATCAATATTCTGCTCTGCAAGCACATGATGGGCATTGGCCTGGTGACTTGAGTGGAATTTTGTTCATTATGCCCATGCTT ATATTCTCTTTATATGTTACTCGATCACTTAACATGGTCCTATCATCAGAACATCAACACGAGATATGCCGCCACATTTACAATCATCAG AACGAGGATGGCGGTTGGGGAACACATATTTGGGGACCTAGTAACATGCTTGGATCATGTTTAAATTATGCAGCCTTACGGCTGCTTGTTGGCGAGACACTAGACAACGATAATGATGTGTTAATCAAAGCGCGTGCTTGGATTTTATCTCATGGAAGCGCAACTGCAGTACCACAATGGGGAAAGATATTTCTCTCG ATACTTGGTGTCTATGATTGGTCGGGCAATAATCCAATCATTCCTGAGTTGTGGTTGCTTCCACACTTCCTTCCAATCCATCCAG GACGATTTTGGTGCTTTTGTCGATTAGTATACATGTCAATGGCATATCTTTATGGGAAGAAATTTGTTGGGCCCATTACTCCAACTATAACGGCACTACGAGAGGAGCTCTACAACACACCTTACAGCAATATTGATTGGGGAAAGGCGTCTAATTGTTGTGCCGAG GAGGACCTTCACAATCCCCGCTCACAGGTACGAAATATTGTACTTGTTTGTCTTAAAAAGTTTGTGGAGCCAATGTTAAATTGGTGGCCAACAAACAAGCTAAGAGGAAGAGCATTGAGTAAGCTTATGGAACAAATTCATTATAACAATGAAACAACTGAATACATAACCATTTGTCCCGTGGACAAG GCACTGAATATGATTTGTTGCTGGGTCGAAAATCCAAATTCAGATGCATtcaagaaacatcttccaagggTTTATGATTATTTGTGGATTGCAGAGGATGGAATGAAAGCTAAG ATATATGATGGCTGCCAGAATTGGGAGACACCATTCATAGTTCAAGCAATGTGTTCAACAAATCTTATCGATGAGTTTGGCCCAACAATAAAAAAGGCTCATGATTTTATGAAAAAGTCACAG GTTCTTAGAAACCTCCCAGATTATGAAAGATTTTATCGCCATAGATCGAAAGGTTCATGGACCCTTTCAACTATAGACAATGGTTGGCCTATATCTGATGGTACTGCTGAAACTCTTAAG acattgttgtcATTATCAAATATTTCTGCCAATCTTGTTGGAGATCCAATAGAAGAAGAGAGGTTGTACGATGCCATTGACTTTCTCCTATCTTTGATG AACAAAGATGGTTCTATTTGTACATATGAACGTAGAAGAACAGCCACCTGGGTAGAG CTTCTAAATCCTTCTGAGAGCTTTAAGAACATTGTCATCGATCATCC AACTTCTGAATGCACGGCATCGGTGATTGATGGTATGGTATTATTTAAAGAGCTGTACCCACAGTACCGCAGCGAAGAGGTAGGCAACTGTATAAAAAATGCTGTTAAATATGTCGAGGGAAAACAGTTGAAGGATGGTTCATG GTATGGCAGTTGGGGTATTTGTTTCACGTATGGAACCATGTTCGCAGTTAAAGGATTAGGCGCTGCCGGAAGAAATTACTACAATAGTTCTTCTATCAGGAAAGCATGCAAGTTCCTCTTGTCAAAGCAACAAAGTACCGGTGGATGGGGAGAAAGCTATCTCTCTAATTATACGCAG GAGTATGTGGACAGCGGCACTCCTCATACAGTGGAGACTGCTTGGGCAATGCTAGGTTTAATTTATGGTGGGCAG GCTGAAATAGACCCGGTGCCACTGTATCGTGCAGCACAAGTATTGATGAGCATGCAGCTAGAAACGGGCGAGTTTCCACAGCAG GAGCACGCTGGATGCGCCAACTCTGCCTTCTACTTCAACTATCCCAACTACCGGAACTTATTCCCTATTATGGCTCTTGGAGAGTTTCGTCGCCGACTTGTTGCAAACAAGAACTGA